The nucleotide sequence CTGCCATGGAAGTCGAGGAGGTCGAGGTTTCGCCGGTGATGCCCCCAGAAGCGACCATACAGGCAGCTGCAGCTGGCTAGCACAGGCGTGACGCCGCCGGGCCTGCCTGCTCGCTATATACCAGCGGCCACACACGGCTCCAATTAGCCCTGATTGGGCTGGGAGGCCTTAGAGCCGCTGACTAGGGCTGGAGGGTTAGGATGGGTCACGCCAGCCCTGCCTTCTACACCGGAGCCCCAGCTCGGCTACCCactcctgtgtgaccttgggtgggtCACTTGACTTCTCTGGGTCTTGGCCCCCACGGCAAAATGATAGGGGCTGTGACTCTAGATCCCGCCCATGTCCTCTGCCCCCCAGTGGCTGGAGGTGCTAATTGGGAATTGGGGGCACCTGTGTTGTCAGGGTGGCTGCCCAGGCCCTCTAATCCCACCAGGTGGGCAGCGGGCGACCCCAGCGTGTGCTCCTGTTTGCAGGCCCCTGCcggcctcagtttctcaaactGTAGCAGCTGGAGGCTGCCCAGCTTGGTTGGACCTGAGCAGACACCCCCAGGTCGGGCAGCAGCTCCTCCTGAGGTCAGCCTGGCTCTCTGGGCCTGAGccctccttttgttttgttttttaagaaataaatgattaagggatgaaagaacaatttttaaataaaattgcttaGCAGAAGTCTTCATAAATAAGGACAGTGTCCATtgggaaaatgaacaaagaatggAAATAGGCAATTCACCCCTAAAGGCTCataaacacaggagaaaatatgCTTCACCTCCTTgacatcagggaaattcaaacaGAAAccatgatgaaatattatttttctcatcaaattgacaaaaattgaaGTATGAGCAAGGATATAGGGAGCCAGGCCTCACTGCCCCTGCGGGGTGTAAACTGGGGGACGGCCCACTTCGGGATGGTGACCCCTGAGCCCAACGACTCCACCTCTCGTCTAGAAGTAGTGCTGcattatttggaaaagaaaaaaaaaaaactatgccagcaaacatataaaaaattgctcaCCATCTCCAGTCAgtagggaaacgcaaatcaaaaccacaatgaaggccgggcgcggtagctcacgcctgtaatcctagcactctgggaggccgaggtgggcggatcgtttgagctcaggagttcgagaccagcctgagcaagagcgagaccccatctctactaaaaatagaaagaaattatatggacagctaaaaatatatatagaaaaaattagccgggcatagtggcgcatgcttgtagtcccagctactcgggaggctgaggcagaaggattgcttgagcccaggagtctgaggttgctgtgagctaagctgatgccacggcactcactctagcctgggcaacaaagtgagactctgtctcaacaaaaaaaaaaaaaaaaaaaaccacaatgagatctcacttaactccagtgagaatggtttttatcaaaaagtcccaaaacaacaaatgctggtgtggatgcagagagataggaacactcttacactgcgggtgggactgcaaacgagtacagcctctgtggaaagtaacacggaaatacctcaaagaactaaaaatagaactacggtttgatccagcaatcctactagtaggcatctacccaagggtaaaaagacattctataataaagacatctgcactcaaatgtttatagcagcacaattcacaattgcaaagatgtggaaacaacccaagtgctcatcaatatatgagtggattaataaaatgtggtatatgtataccatggagttctacttagccacaaaacacaatggtgaactagcacctcttgtattatcctggatagagctggaacccattctactacgtgaagtatcacaagaatggaaaaacaagcaccacatgtgctcaccagcaaattggtactaactgattaacacttaggtgcacacatggaagtaatattcatcgggtgccgggcaggggcaagggggaggaggggatgggtaaattcacaactaatgggtgagGGGCACACTGGGGGGTGGGCACCCTTGTAGCTCTGGCTtaggcggtgcaaaggcaatctacgtaaccaaaatatttgtacccccataatattctgaaatttaaaaaaaaaaaaaagaaaaaaaaattagaactaactTCTAAGTGAACTCCCCAGGGCCTGACTAAATTATTCCCTTTCTGTAGACTCTCCAGCCATCTAAAATGGGAAAGTGGATTAAAACAAGGAAGAGGTTGTATTTGACACCCAGCAGAACGACCAGGATTTCGGTGGCTGACAGTGCGGAGTGCCAAGGATGCGGGGCTGCTGGGGCTGAGCCGGTTGCCGCCGCAGACAGCACTTCAGCAACGTCTCGTACAACTAAGGATGGACCCACTCCACAAAGCACCCATTTCACTCTCCGTATAAATCGGAGAGAAACTTTTACACTGACTTACGGGGATGTTCACTGCAATCTCAGCAAAAATTCAAAACAGCCTAGATGCCCATCAGGTGGAGAATAGATAAGTAAACTGTGGTCTTTTGCACAGTGGAATAgtatacagcagtgaaaatgaacaaACCGGAATGTGACTGTAGAATATGTTCCCACTTCTGAGAAGACAAAacttgcttgtgtgtgtgtgtgtgtgtgtgtgtgtgtggtgtgtgtaggCACAGAGGTCTGGAAGGACTCATACCAGGCTAATAGCAATAGCTACCTCCGAGGAAGGCATAGGATTTAGAGCGGATACATTTTAAACAGACTTGTGTTTTTCACTATGTAGCCTCCTCACCGTTGGGATTCTCCCAGAGGACTCTCTGTCACCAGAGGTCTGGATTGAGGGAGGCTGTGGCCATCAAAGTGTTCTAAAGTGAAGCTGGACCTCACTCCTCTGCCTAGCACCCTttgtggctccccactgcccttgGGTGAAAGTTTGAGCTCTTCAGTCTGACTTACAGAGCCTCTTTCCCTCCTGAATCCCACAATCCAACCACACCATGGCTCTTGGAATGGGCTATATGCTGGTATCTGGTCATTTCCCTTTGTGTTTCTTCTGTGTATGTTAAATTGATGCAAAACTGGCTCCAGTTTTGCACTCCTgcccacagccatgcccatttgcaATGCAACTTTGTAATTCCTCCCACATCCCTTAAATCTGAGCtggctttgtgacttgctttggctaatggAATATGGTGGGAGTGATGTTATGCCATGATGTTCGCGTTGCCGTGTGAACAAGCCCTACTGGCCCTGCTGGATGCTGAGAGGCCCATGGCCCAGTCTCCCTTGTCACCCAGCCAACAGAGGGCCAACCAGCCAGTCCCCAGCCAGCCCACCAGGTGACCACAGATGCTTGAATGAGCCCGGCCAAGATCGACCACACTTGGTCCAGAACAGCAGAACAGCTTGGCTGAGCCTCAGGGTAGTGAACAACAATAGgtggtttgttgttttaagccatgaagttTCGGGGTTGTCACGGGGTACAAGCTAAATGATACCCTCGGCCCAGAAGGCCCCTCTGCCTTGCTTGTGCtctgggaggggagcagggaggactGTGTCTGTCTCGTTCCTGGTGGTATATCCTGGGTgcccagcacagcgcctggcacacagtaggtgctcaataccaTTGCTGTGATGCTGTGGAAATTCCAGTGCCAGAGCCCAGCTTGGCCGAGTAGAGGGAGGCCTGGGAACCGTCTCCTGGAAGCTCGTGGAGCAGGGGATGAGACGAGGCAAGCAGGCAAATGGAAGCTGGCGCAAATGGGGCAGCAATTTTGATCACATTTGTGGGGCATTTCCAAGAATTGAGAAATAGAGAAACACTCAGCGATATAAACACTCCCATGAGCTTCATCGGAAGCTCTGCTCTCACGCTGTGCCAGGATAGAATTTTGCATTCAGAGGGAAGAAGTTCTAAAATGTGCTGTGTGATCTAAAAATTCCTCTAGAGGTTTGCCTTTTCACAGGGAAATGGTAATTCTGAGCGTCAGACTGCCGGAGAGAGGGCGGGCTGCTCCGTGTACTTCTGTGACTTTTTTACTGAGGCCTGCATGAAATGTAACTTCTGctgaaaaacttttttattgtcaTGGAACACTGACGAGGGTCCTCCTACACGGGAACTTTCTGACAGTTCTGAAGATTGTCGTGCTGAACTTTTCGAGGCCGTTATACGGTGTCTGCCTGGTGTGACTCCAGCCCTCGTAACATCAGGGCATTTGTGACTTTTCTTTCCCGACTTTAGGTCAATAAATGTATAAAGGGCAGGGTAGAAATAGTAACAGCTGCTACGTTCGATgtccatgtaaatattttatattcactattttatttatacatgaaGAAGCTGAAGTTCAGAGACGACCTGCACTTAGATCTTCCTGAGTTCAGACCCTGGGCTACAACCTAGAAACCCTCTATGTTAGTAAATAAATCAGCTGTAACTCCAAAATAACAAGTAGCTTAAATTAGAAACCATTTCCTCACAACACTTCAAGTATAAGTCATCTAGGGGTGAGGAGGCAGCATGGGAGAACCAGGCTCCTTCTCTCTTAATGCCTTGCTACTCTCTGTCCTCAGATTCTACCTCATGATCCAATATGGCTGCCGAAGCTCCGGTCACCATGACTACGTTCCAGCCggccagaagaaaagaagagaggaagtggAGGGCATTTCCATACTCTGAAATGCACCACCCAGCAACTGCACAAATCACTTCTGAGTACTCTCCAATGGCCAGATTTTAATGTCATACCACCACAGGTGCAAAGGAAGCTGAGTGAtgctgtgggtttttttctttttctttttatgttcttttcttttcttttttttgagacagagtctcactctgttgccctgagtacaGTGCcccggtgtcagcctagctcacagcaacctcaaactcctcaaacactcatcctcctgcctcagcctcccgagtagccagaactacaggcatgtgccacaatgcccagctaatttttctattcttagtagagatggggtctcgctcttgctcaggcgggtcttgaacgcctgagctcaagccatcctcccgcctcagcctcccagagtgctaggattacaggcgtgagccaccgtgcccggccaagagaTGCTGTCCTGTGCTGAGTAGCTAGGTGCCCGGCTGGAACTTACGGTGATATTACTAatagaatgaaaggaaatgaatacTGGGGACAGCTAGCATTTGCTTCCCCCTTTCCTGAGACCCCCTCACTATATCAATCTCCTTACATGTCCATCTCCCACCACACCAGGGGCTGCCTCCTTTGACCTTGGCTCGCACCGCTGGGAAGGGAACTCACATTGAACACCTAGCGTGCACAGCATTCTTCACACCACTCATCTCCTTAGTCCCTTTAGACAAGCCTACTAAGGGGGATGATTCTCCCCTTTACAGCTCAGGGGCCTGAAGCCTGAATAGCGGAGGGGCTGTATTCAAGGACTTGCCCTGAGGCCATGCAGGTAGGAAGGGCACCCGCTGTCTCCTTGGGGGCACCTTGCCTGTCAGGGGTGCATGACTGTCACTGGGATGAGACAGCTCTGTGGCCCTGAGGTAGCCCAGGTCACTGCCCAGAGACCTACCCCTCCAATTCATCTCCAAGTCTCAGTGCTTTGTGTCCTGGGGTTGGCTTTCTCAGGTTCGGCTGAATGCAGCTACAATTTGTGTACAACGTGCACTCCGTAAATCTGTTGGCTGCCTGGAGATGAGCTGGGGGACACCCTTTCTGCAGCGTAAGTCAACAGCACTTTCCCTTTATATATGGCAAGTGCCCAAGAAGTGGCTGTCAAATCATTTGTCAATGAAGGAGGTGAAGGGTTTTAAATTCCCCCCGGACATGAGGCTGGTGCAAACGTACCACCCCTCAGAGTACCATCTCTCAGACTGGGGTCTGGGAGGGCCCGGGCAAGCTGCTTGCAAGGCAGGACAGCTGAGAGACCACTGTCCCCCCTACTGCCACCCTGGACCAACACAGCAGCTTAAATGGAGGGTGAGACCTTTAGGACCACCCTAGGAACCCTCTCCCTCATGCCCCCCGTGTGGGAGGGAGGCCTGGCCCAGCCATGTCCCTGGCCATCACCAACTTAGAGTCCATCCCCTCTGGGCCAGTGTTGTTTCTGcccaccctgcctcctgccctcctccttctGGTAACAGCACCCAGGGTTTCCTCTGGAAACCtacctctccccaccctcaggTGCTTGGCTTATGTGAGGTTGACTCTATCTTGGGTTGCAGGGGTAAGCATGTGACCTAGGCACAGCCAGTCAGAGGACGAATCCCCATCCCAGCCATGGTAATAGGCTGTGGGGTGATCAGGTGACTCAGGCATGGCCAATCAGAGAATTAATCCCCATCTCAGGCTTGGCAATAGGCTTAAAGGTGATCAGGTGATCCAGGCCTGGCCAATAAGAGCCATACCTGGGACTTTTGCTGGAACTAACAGGAAGGGGAAGGCTGCTTTCTACAGGGCTTGCTGAAACTAGAACTGCTGGGGACCATTTCTGCCACCTCTTGGGAACAGTCGACCTGTGAATGAAGCCAACACAGAGAAAAGTGTGGCCAGCAAGGGAGAAACAGAGCTGATCACATCATCTGAGCACCTGCatccagctgtgcctgaagccCTGGGCTTTTTGTTTACGTGAGCCAAAAATGTCTCCCTTTTGCTTCAGCTCAGTTGAGTTGGATTTCCTATCACTTGAAACCAAAGTATCCTGACTGACATCACCTAGGGAGACAGAGCAAAGAGGGGCAATGACAGAGGTCCCATCTATTACCCGCCACAGCCCCACCAAGGCACAAGAGGGCATTCCATCTCAGGCTCCTGACCCCCTTCCCCACTTTGGAGATTGGGAGTAACTCTTGGAAGCTGTGTCTCCATCCTGTCCCCCTTGGGGATGGGGCCCCTGGTAAGGCCAGCTCTGAGCTGAGGCCTGGTAATGCCAAAGTCTCTCACCGTCTGCTGCGTACTAGGAAGTAGGCTGCCATTTAAAGTCCACAATGTCATCTAACCACCTTAAGATCAGTTTTAAGATTCCCTTTTTCAGATAAGGAGGATCAGAGAGGTGACAAAACTTTCTTGCAGTTTCACAGGTAACCTGTGTCTTTATGACTCCAATGTTGGGGCTTTTCCCAGTCCCAGGActgctccctccacctccccacccccagggggcTCTGAGCTCCTTGACTCTGCCCATTGCCCAGTCCAGCCATCTCAGGGTCAGGGATCATGTGGAAGCTGCCAAGTTTAAATCCATCCTATGGATAAAGAGCTTGAGAGCAACAAAAACCACCACCATTAATTCCAATATAGGAGCTGAGCTTTTAATGCCCCAATTTGCCTTAGTctccaggcagagctggggaaaGCTAGAGCTTCCAGCTTTGCTTATGTGGAGAAGGAGGGGAAGTTACTGAGGCAGCTCAATTCTGATGCACCAGCATTCCAGCTGGCTTTTCAGAGCAGACTCTCCAGAATGGAGAATGGACTAGAGCTGTTGAAGATGGGCTCATCTGGCAAGGAAGCTGGAAACTGGGGTCCATGAGTATCCCCAGGGAAGGTGGGCCCAGCTGAATTTCCCACTCTTTGTTTGGAAGTGCTCTGAGACAAAGATGATATCAGGGACTCAGCTCTTCATTAAATGTGGACAGGTGAGCATGGCTTCTAGAAGTTCCATACTGGCCCAAAGATGCTGGGGTCTGGGTGCTGGGGCAAAAGAGCAGGTGGTTTCTAGAAGCTGAGAGAAAGGCCTGTCTCTTGATAGGCCACATTGGGAAGGGGAGGCACTGGGCCTGGTGCTCCACACTGGAGGTGAGACCCCAGGCCTTGGTCCCAGCCCCCAACTCTGGATGTGTTTTCAGGTCTGATGACTGTATTCTGAATTCCTGTGACtgtccctccctgcagcccaacccccagccctgggctggccttgatgcctggctaattcttaaaAAACCTACTGTGGCTGGGTGAAGCCCCATTGTCTGAATGTTTGGGGCCTTGCCCAATCTCAAAATGGTCACTATCAAGAGGTGATGATCACAATAATTAACTATTATATCAATTGATATTGTTCATAACATCAACTACAATCTGTACAGCTCCTTACTATTTACAAAGTGCTTaaacacgcatgcacacacatgcatacacacacgcacaatcTCATTTGGTGTTTGCAGCAGCTGTGTCGGCAGGGCCAGGTATTTGGGATTCCCATTTTATGGGAGAAGAAAGCCCAGGATGGGAAAAACAACTGTTCTGGGTTATCAGCCAAGTATGAGTGCTGCTGCTAAGGGGGGTCTGAGGGGACAGACATTCTCCCTGTCTAggcattccttcattcattcttccattccttccttcacccatctagcatttattaagcacctactgtgtgccccatTCTGTGCTAGACACTTATCCCTAAGCTGGGACACTTTTCCAGAGAGCAAGAGTTCTTGTGTTCCTGAGAGATgagttggggggaggaggggtacAGATCCCACCGGCCCCTGGGAACTTGGGACTCCAGACTGGGGGTCTTGGTGGATGTCCCTTCTCAGGCCATCCCTGTGGAGTGgggagcctcattttcctctcattgattctttcttaaaacaaaacaaaacaaaaatctcaggGAGCCAGTAAGACCGCGTTCCATCCAGGCGCCGCTCCTGCTGGGGTGGCagtgtctgggggtgggggaggggagggagactcCTACAGTCGGCCACACAGTCCTTGGCAGGGCTTAGGCCGGGGCCACCTGGCTGGTCTCCGTCTTGGAGGCGGTGGTGGAGGCCTCATCGTCACCCAGTGGGTTCTTGCCACAGCAGAGCGTGGTGATCATGCAGGTCCGGAACTGGAAGGCAAGGAGTATGAGTCACGGTCAGGCTCGACCCCACGGAGGTGGCAAACTAGCATGGCTGGCAAGATGCACCTCCGACttctcccctgctctgcccctcaCAGCCTGCACCCCCTGTCAGTCTGGCTCTCTGGAGGGCACTTGCTAAGCTTGCATTCCCTATCCCCAGAGATGCCAGGGACTGAACACATGCAGCTGGGTCACCAACGACATTTCATGGTGCCCTCTGTGTGCCAAGGGTGACTGtaaattatctcctttaatctaaGAGTGTgggattttttcccttttatgggTGAgtaaactgaagcccagagaggggaattGACTTGCTCGAGGCCACCCAGCTAGAAAATGGCAGAGCTCACCCCAGAAACCAGGTTCCCCCTGCCCCAAGTCATGGAGTCGAGTCTACAGAGAAACCCCTGGTCTTTGTTACAGGACTGCTTTGTCCCTTCATCCTGCAGATAAGACTTTTTAGCTCCTTGCTCAATTTTACAGCGCCTGGCACCAACCCCTTCCCAGGCTGGGGGCCATTTGACTTTTACAGCGGACTTCCGGAACCATCTGAACCTGTGTGTCTCACCGTTGAGTGAGCGTCTGAGCCACCCGGAGGGCATTAGAGCTGCAGTTCCTGGGGCCACCCTGATATTCTGATCCAGCAGGTCTaggcagggcccaggaatctgcatttctcaACAAGCTCCCCACCAAGGCTACTGACCCGTGAGCCCCGCCACCTGCAGCCCTGGTGGTGCCCCACTGCCCTGTCCCAGGCTTAGCTTGTCCTCGGCAGGCAGTGCCTGCAGCCTGGGAGACGTGGGCCCTCCCGCCCCCAGCAGGCACCTGCTTGTTCATCATGATATAGATGACAGGGTTGTAGATGGCGGCGCTCTTGGCAAAGAATGCCGGGAGGGTCATGAAGATGGGACCGAAGTTGGAGCCCTGGTGGGTGAAGATGTAGAACGCCACGCTAGCGTAGGGCACCCAGCAGATCAGGAAGGCGATGACCATGATGATGACCATGCGGGTGACCTCCTTCTCTGCCTTCTGTGTGGTGGCCGACTCCTGCTGCTGGGCGGCTGCCTGCAGGGACACAGGACTGGTGTCCAGACCACAGTTCCttggggacaggggctggggcTCAGCCCAGTGCGGGAGCTGTGGGTGCGCGTTGGGGACGGGACCCTCAGAGCCGCGCGGCTGCCCCCCGCCGTACCTCCTTGACCGTGAAGACCAGCTGCCCGTAGCAGAAGAAGATGACGAACATGGGGATGAAGAAGTGAACCACGAACATGTAGATGACAAAGGACTCGTTGTTGACCTCGGGCTTGAGCGTGTAGTAGTCGATCCCACACGAGCACTGCATGCCCTCGGGGATGTACCTGAGGTGAGGGTGCgtgggagggtgagggaggcCCCGCCTTCAAGGGACACCCCTGCCGTGTGGTtggcccctctctgggcctcacattCCCCCTCTGTGACAGATGATAAAATGTCCTCTGGGCTGGGAGTCTGAGGAGGGCATTGATGGAGATGCATCCTCATGCACGTGGCAGAAACCGTGCTGTGTTACTGTTTGTTTGGTGGCTGGGTCACCAGTGAGAGCACCCAGTCTCTCCCTGCAGTGCCCGCCCCGGCATCACCCCTTTCTTCTGCCACTGCTGACCTGCTCAgcacctttcttccttccttcctttctttctttttttcagacagggtctcactatgttgcccaggctggtctcaaactcctgggctcaagcgattctcccgcctcagcctcccgagtagctgggactacaggcatgtgccaccactcggCTACTGCTCAGCTTTTCGTCACCAGACCTGCTGCCCTCTGGTGCCCCAGGCGGGCCCCAGGCCACTCAAGCAGGAGGGAAAAGGGGGCAAGGGactggggggcaggagggaaaagCCCCCACGCCCTGTTTGAGGCAGCCTGCACAAACCCGGGTCTTCCCAGTGATGGGGTACGAAAATTTTCTAGGACAAAGATAGACACACGGGGATGTTTGTGCAGCTCTGGAAGTAAGAGGCCCAGGCCGTGCAGTTAGGACGTTTCAGTGATTTCTGAGAATGGCGACGGGGACGGACCTCAGAAAACCCAGAGTGCCCACTGGCTGTGCTTACGGAGGACTGAACCAGGCCAGGCTGGAGAAGGTGGGGAAAGAGGGGAGAGCTTGGATTCAGCACGGGGTGAGAAGGGGACCccaggaagactgaaagaggaggaaagggaggagtgaGTGGGGATTTTCCGGAAGCAGAGAAACATGGGGCCTTGGGAACCAGAGTCACCAGTCTGGTTGTCCAAACCACTGTCCCCACCTTGTCTCATCTCATTGGGAGACAATGGTGTGGAGGCTGGACGGGACCCAGTTCCCAGGGACCACAATGTCACCACCTGCACTAGGAAGGCTGGGCCTCCCCAGGTGCTGAGGTCCAAGGTCGGAGGGAGATGCCTGAGGCCCTGGACCAAAGAGGATTGGAATTTGGCCCTGGCTTAGTTGGGGATTAGGGGCACGCGGCCAAGGGGAAGGGTCGGGGCATCTTGGGCTCTCCTTGACGTGGGGGCCCAGGAGGTGGGACCAGCCCCATAGCAATATTAGGGCCTGTTTCCCTCCCCTTCTGTCCTAAACCCCTACCCTGGGAACGTTGCCTGAGTGGGCACTGGGGCCAGGGGACATCTGAGGTCAGTACCTGGAACCAGATagccctgggtttgaatcctgactggGGACCCTACAAAGGGTCCCTGGAGACCCTTGTCTTCTGCTCAATGCCATTACCTGGACCAGCCGACCAGAGGGGGCGCGGCACAGGCCAGCGCCATGATCCAGGTGAAGACGACGCCCATGATGGCGTGGTTCTCCCCGAAGCGGAAGTTGCTCATGGGCTTACACACCACCACGTACCGC is from Eulemur rufifrons isolate Redbay chromosome 10, OSU_ERuf_1, whole genome shotgun sequence and encodes:
- the RHO gene encoding rhodopsin, with protein sequence MNGTEGPNFYVPFSNATGVVRSPFEYPQYYLAEPWQFSMLAAYMFMLIVLGFPINFLTLYVTVQHKKLRTPLNYILLNLAVADLFMVFGGFTTTLYTSLHGYFVFGPTGCNLEGFFATLGGEIALWSLVVLAIERYVVVCKPMSNFRFGENHAIMGVVFTWIMALACAAPPLVGWSRYIPEGMQCSCGIDYYTLKPEVNNESFVIYMFVVHFFIPMFVIFFCYGQLVFTVKEAAAQQQESATTQKAEKEVTRMVIIMVIAFLICWVPYASVAFYIFTHQGSNFGPIFMTLPAFFAKSAAIYNPVIYIMMNKQFRTCMITTLCCGKNPLGDDEASTTASKTETSQVAPA